A single window of Coleofasciculus sp. FACHB-1120 DNA harbors:
- a CDS encoding glutathione S-transferase family protein → MLKLYQFFSSGNCYKIRLLLTQLEIPFESIELNILKGETRTPEFLSKNPNGRIPVLETESGQFLAESNAILFYLSEGTDFLPSDRFERAKVLQWLFFEQYSHEPYIATSRFWISILGKPEEYKEALNQKREPGYAALTVMEKHLTNCNFFVGERYTIADIGLFAYTHVADEGGFDLTRFPAIQDWIERVKTQPRHISIAQL, encoded by the coding sequence ATGCTCAAATTGTATCAATTTTTCTCTTCTGGAAATTGCTATAAAATTCGTCTTTTACTAACTCAACTAGAAATTCCCTTTGAGAGTATAGAACTAAATATTCTCAAAGGCGAAACTCGGACTCCTGAATTTTTAAGCAAGAATCCCAACGGGCGAATTCCAGTATTGGAAACGGAATCAGGTCAATTCCTGGCGGAATCCAACGCAATTCTTTTTTATCTGAGCGAAGGAACTGATTTTTTACCAAGCGACCGTTTTGAACGCGCAAAAGTGTTGCAATGGTTGTTTTTCGAGCAGTATAGCCATGAGCCTTATATTGCTACTTCCCGGTTTTGGATTTCTATCCTTGGCAAGCCGGAAGAATATAAGGAGGCACTTAATCAAAAGCGCGAACCCGGTTATGCAGCGCTAACGGTTATGGAAAAACATTTAACAAATTGTAATTTTTTTGTAGGGGAACGCTATACGATTGCTGATATTGGATTGTTTGCTTACACCCATGTGGCGGATGAAGGGGGATTTGATTTAACAAGATTTCCGGCAATCCAAGATTGGATAGAACGAGTTAAAACTCAGCCTCGGCATATTAGTATCGCGCAATTATAA